The nucleotide sequence CATCTACTGCTTCTAGGGTTGGCTTTGGCCATATTGGGATCGGCATCTATTTTAGGAACACGCTCGTATCGCCGATCATCTACTCCTACGCCTTGGGTTAGTCTAATCTCACAATATAACTGTCAAAATTCAAAAGGCATTCCGGGGCGCTTGAGTCTGGGAAATTCTGGCAATTGTGTTAATTTCTTGCAGTTTTTAATTGAACTGGGCGATAACCACATCGGCGGGCCACCAGCCATAAATGGCAATTTTGATGCTGTCACCAATAGTTATGTCGTAGAGTTTCAAAGTCAGAACGGCATCCGGCCTACTGGCACGGTTGATTCAAAAACGTGGACTAAGTTTCAGAGTTGCGTCAACTTGCAGGCTACTAGCATTGATACTATTTGGATCTGCCAGCGCCTAACGCCATAAGGCTTACACCAAAAACACCCCGATCGGGGTGTTTTTGATTTGAAAACCTAAGTAGTGCAGGTAACCGTCCGACCTAGAAGTTCCCACGACCAGCATGAGAGCCAGTCAGTTGCCTGACGGCTCGATCAGTTGATCGCGACCAAGAGTCAAAGCTCTTGGATCCGCCTTACGGCGGACGTTTCTCCCTAGAAAGGAGGTGATCCATCCGCACCTTCCGGTACGGATACCTTGTTACGACTTCACCCCAATCGCTGAGTTTACCTTAGGGCCTAGCAAGTAGGCACTTCGGGTACCCCCAACTTTCGTGGTGTGACGGGCGGTGTGTACAAGACCCGGGAACGTATTCACTGTAGTATGCTGACCTACAGTTACTAGCGATTCCGACTTCATGGAGGCGAGTTGCAGCCTTCAATCCGAACTGGGACCGGTTTTGATACGATTAGCTCCCCCTCGCGGGTTGGCAATTGCGCGTTGTACCGGCCATTGTAGCACGTGTGTAGCCCAAGGCGTAAGGGCCATGCTGACCTGACGTCGTCCCCACCTTCCTCCCCGTTGGCCGGGGCAGTCTCGCCTGAAATTGCAACAGACGATAAGGGTTGCGCTCGTTGCGGGACTTAACCCAACATCTCACGACACGAGCTGACGACGGCCATGCAACACCTGTCACTGGGCTCCTTGC is from Candidatus Saccharimonadales bacterium and encodes:
- a CDS encoding peptidoglycan-binding domain-containing protein; the encoded protein is MSLGNSGNCVNFLQFLIELGDNHIGGPPAINGNFDAVTNSYVVEFQSQNGIRPTGTVDSKTWTKFQSCVNLQATSIDTIWICQRLTP